In Oceanobacillus sp. FSL K6-2867, one DNA window encodes the following:
- a CDS encoding STAS domain-containing protein translates to MTANCGIENYILNNRKEFHSLLLSEAGNVAKKINAILQAGNIDLLKNAESIAHFVVGNKREELIAFAKEEGVSWAKHSLTLSFKLEWIHALRRTLWILFRENNPLNNNSKFITDFYELEQKINDGIDEFLNNFFISYSKYKDELLTEQKKIVEHLSVPIIPVSSSVAILPMIGSFDSYRMDIIKEKILSEISRLRIAVLIIDLSGIPEMNEYTISDFQKVLNGVMLMGGKSILTGVSPQLANKMVQLGIGIEKNSEIKGSLQHALKDYLIVNT, encoded by the coding sequence GTGACAGCAAACTGTGGTATTGAAAACTATATTCTGAATAACAGAAAAGAATTTCATTCTTTGCTGTTATCTGAGGCAGGTAATGTTGCTAAAAAAATTAATGCTATTTTGCAAGCTGGAAATATTGATTTATTAAAGAATGCAGAGTCGATTGCCCACTTTGTTGTGGGAAACAAAAGAGAGGAACTCATTGCTTTTGCCAAAGAAGAAGGAGTTTCCTGGGCAAAACATTCCTTAACATTGTCATTTAAACTTGAATGGATTCATGCACTTAGACGGACTCTATGGATTCTTTTTCGTGAAAACAATCCATTAAATAATAATTCTAAATTCATTACCGACTTTTATGAACTCGAACAGAAAATTAATGATGGAATTGATGAATTTCTAAATAACTTTTTTATTAGCTACTCTAAGTACAAAGATGAGTTACTTACGGAACAGAAAAAAATAGTTGAGCATCTATCCGTTCCGATCATACCAGTCAGCTCTTCTGTAGCGATATTGCCGATGATCGGCAGCTTTGATTCCTATCGTATGGATATTATTAAAGAAAAAATATTAAGCGAAATATCAAGGTTACGGATTGCAGTATTAATTATAGATCTTTCTGGAATACCTGAAATGAATGAATATACGATTTCTGATTTCCAAAAGGTGCTAAACGGAGTAATGTTGATGGGAGGTAAATCGATTCTCACAGGAGTAAGTCCTCAACTTGCTAATAAAATGGTTCAGTTAGGAATCGGCATCGAGAAAAACTCAGAAATAAAAGGATCTTTACAACATGCTTTAAAGGATTATTTGATCGTAAATACATAG
- a CDS encoding metal-dependent hydrolase, translating into MKVSYHGHSVVQVVTDSHTILIDPFISGNEACDLDASTVKADVILLTHGHNDHVGDTFEIAKRNDALVVAPNELAVYLGTKGLVTHPMHIGGAREFDFGKVKFTQAFHGSSYTEEDGTVIYGGMPAGILLTIEGKTIYHVGDTALFTDLKMYGEMNSIDVAFIPIGDNFTMGPEDALVAADWINAKVSVPVHYNTFPVIEQDPKAWASQVKTGEGRALNVGDIIEL; encoded by the coding sequence GTGAAAGTATCGTATCATGGACATTCTGTAGTACAAGTGGTTACAGATAGTCATACTATTTTAATTGATCCATTTATTTCAGGGAATGAGGCATGTGACCTTGATGCGAGCACGGTAAAAGCAGATGTGATTTTGCTTACGCATGGGCATAATGATCATGTAGGAGATACGTTTGAAATTGCCAAAAGAAATGATGCATTGGTGGTTGCTCCAAATGAGCTTGCAGTTTACCTAGGTACGAAAGGGCTGGTTACACACCCAATGCATATCGGAGGAGCACGCGAATTTGATTTCGGCAAAGTGAAATTCACACAGGCTTTTCATGGTTCTTCTTATACTGAAGAAGACGGAACTGTAATTTACGGTGGAATGCCAGCTGGAATATTATTGACGATTGAAGGAAAAACAATTTATCATGTTGGTGATACTGCATTATTCACAGATTTAAAAATGTATGGAGAAATGAACTCTATAGATGTTGCATTTATACCAATAGGTGATAATTTCACAATGGGTCCGGAAGACGCACTTGTTGCTGCGGACTGGATTAATGCAAAAGTTTCAGTGCCTGTTCACTATAATACTTTTCCAGTAATTGAACAGGATCCAAAAGCTTGGGCTTCGCAAGTGAAAACTGGTGAGGGACGAGCACTTAATGTAGGAGATATAATCGAATTATAG
- a CDS encoding PspA/IM30 family protein, whose translation MFKFFNRIKTVVSSELNAMLDKAEDPVKMLDQFMRDMAADIQEVEAAVAKQIASEKMLKRKANDAEAMIEKRMQQAEQAIEADNDDLARRAIEDKKAHEATFKTLNESWERTSKDVEVLKEKLTEMKKEYQEMKLKKDTLKARAESAKTRTKMNRTMSSIGNDESKRGFERMEEKVMQYEAEAETSEDLAQSARTLDDEFKELANNEVDDELAALKAKLGK comes from the coding sequence ATGTTTAAATTCTTTAATCGAATCAAGACAGTAGTAAGCTCAGAATTAAATGCCATGCTAGACAAAGCTGAGGATCCGGTAAAAATGCTTGATCAATTTATGCGTGACATGGCAGCAGATATTCAGGAAGTTGAGGCCGCAGTTGCTAAACAAATTGCAAGTGAAAAAATGCTAAAACGCAAAGCCAATGATGCGGAAGCGATGATTGAAAAGCGGATGCAACAAGCAGAACAAGCGATTGAAGCAGATAATGATGATTTGGCGCGTCGTGCTATTGAGGATAAAAAAGCACATGAAGCAACATTTAAAACATTAAATGAATCCTGGGAACGTACAAGTAAAGATGTTGAAGTATTAAAAGAAAAATTAACCGAAATGAAAAAAGAATATCAAGAAATGAAACTGAAAAAGGATACATTAAAAGCACGTGCAGAATCCGCAAAAACAAGAACAAAAATGAACCGTACAATGTCTTCAATTGGAAACGACGAATCCAAGCGTGGGTTTGAACGGATGGAAGAGAAGGTTATGCAGTATGAAGCAGAAGCTGAGACGTCAGAGGATTTAGCTCAATCTGCTCGTACGTTAGACGATGAATTCAAGGAATTAGCAAACAATGAAGTGGATGATGAGCTTGCTGCCTTGAAGGCGAAGTTAGGGAAATAG
- a CDS encoding Xaa-Pro peptidase family protein has product MNERLSNLLAELNSAGIDSALITSKANFYYLSNYYTDPHERLIGVYVSAELDPVLIVPKMEEEDAKAAGWSSIVISYYDHEDPWQLFSDYLNKNNKIPKSMAIEHDHITLERSQAISKILPNTTITDAKEIMANLRVIKNKKEYTLLKQAAALADFGIETGVKAIAEGVTELELVAKIEYELKKQGVREMSFTTMALAGAKTASPHGTPASAKVTPGDLILFDLGVIFEGYCSDITRTVAYKSIRDEQRKIYETVLAAELDAISASKINTQVGKVDQAARETITKAGYGDYFTHRIGHGLGIETHEHPSMHSNNQLTLKPGMCYTIEPGIYVPNSGGVRIEDMIFMTEKGPDILTTYPKELQIIE; this is encoded by the coding sequence ATGAATGAACGATTAAGTAATTTATTAGCGGAGTTGAATAGTGCGGGAATTGATAGTGCCCTGATTACTTCAAAAGCAAATTTCTATTATTTAAGCAATTATTATACCGATCCACATGAACGTTTAATTGGTGTATATGTTAGTGCTGAGCTAGATCCTGTGCTGATTGTGCCTAAAATGGAAGAGGAAGATGCTAAGGCTGCTGGATGGTCTAGTATAGTGATCAGCTATTATGATCACGAAGATCCATGGCAGCTATTTTCCGATTACTTGAATAAAAACAACAAGATTCCAAAATCAATGGCAATCGAGCATGATCACATCACATTGGAACGGTCACAGGCAATTAGCAAAATTTTACCGAACACCACAATTACAGATGCTAAAGAAATCATGGCTAACTTACGTGTTATTAAAAATAAAAAGGAATATACCTTACTAAAACAAGCTGCAGCACTCGCTGACTTCGGGATTGAAACTGGTGTAAAGGCAATTGCTGAAGGCGTGACTGAGCTTGAACTTGTTGCTAAAATAGAGTATGAGCTGAAAAAACAAGGTGTTCGAGAAATGTCGTTTACAACGATGGCACTTGCTGGAGCAAAAACAGCCTCTCCACACGGTACACCCGCATCTGCAAAGGTTACACCAGGAGATCTCATACTGTTTGACCTTGGTGTTATTTTTGAGGGCTATTGCTCCGATATTACAAGAACGGTTGCCTACAAATCAATTCGTGATGAGCAACGGAAAATTTATGAAACTGTGCTTGCTGCGGAACTGGATGCCATCTCTGCTTCTAAAATAAATACGCAAGTCGGTAAAGTTGATCAAGCTGCAAGGGAAACAATTACAAAAGCCGGCTATGGTGATTATTTTACACATCGAATTGGCCATGGACTTGGAATTGAAACACATGAACATCCATCCATGCACAGTAATAACCAGCTTACATTAAAGCCGGGAATGTGTTATACAATTGAACCTGGAATTTACGTCCCAAATTCTGGCGGTGTACGCATTGAAGATATGATCTTCATGACAGAAAAAGGACCAGATATCTTAACCACTTATCCAAAAGAGCTGCAAATTATCGAATAA
- the ald gene encoding alanine dehydrogenase, translating to MKIGIPKELMNNENRVAMAPSGVHTLKNAGHEVYVETSAGIGSGFTDEDYATAGAVIVESAKEAWSQELVMKVKEPLQEEFGYFYEGQILFTYLHLANEPEVTKALIDKKVVGIAYETVQLPNRTLPLLTPMSEVAGRMATQIGAQFLEKSKGGKGIILSGIPGVSRGKVTIIGGGVVGTNAAKIAIGLGAEVTIIDLNPDRLRQLDDIFGSSINTLISNSLNVQEAVKKSDLVIGSVLIPGARAPKLVTEETISEMDDGSVLVDVAIDQGGNFETSDRITTHDNPTFTKHGVLHYTVANMPGAVPRTSTIGLTNVTVPYALQLANKGLKRASLENEALLKGVNTLDGFVTYQAVADAHGLAYEDARVLIQKK from the coding sequence ATGAAAATTGGAATACCAAAAGAACTAATGAATAATGAAAATAGGGTAGCAATGGCGCCGTCTGGAGTTCATACACTAAAAAATGCTGGTCATGAAGTCTATGTAGAAACGTCAGCTGGTATTGGATCCGGCTTTACAGATGAGGACTACGCTACAGCTGGTGCAGTTATTGTTGAAAGTGCTAAGGAAGCTTGGTCACAAGAACTGGTAATGAAAGTAAAGGAGCCACTTCAGGAAGAATTTGGATATTTCTATGAAGGCCAGATATTATTTACCTATCTTCATTTGGCGAATGAGCCTGAGGTAACGAAGGCGTTAATTGATAAGAAAGTTGTCGGAATTGCCTATGAAACGGTCCAGCTGCCAAACAGAACTTTGCCGCTATTAACCCCGATGAGCGAAGTAGCAGGTAGAATGGCGACGCAAATTGGTGCGCAGTTTTTGGAAAAGTCTAAAGGTGGTAAAGGAATTATTTTATCCGGCATACCTGGAGTCAGCCGCGGAAAAGTGACTATTATTGGTGGTGGTGTTGTTGGAACAAACGCGGCGAAAATTGCAATTGGACTAGGTGCTGAGGTTACAATTATTGATTTAAATCCAGATCGTTTGCGGCAACTCGATGATATTTTTGGTTCATCTATCAATACATTGATTTCCAATTCATTGAATGTACAAGAAGCGGTAAAAAAATCAGATCTTGTAATTGGTTCCGTATTAATTCCAGGAGCAAGAGCACCGAAGCTGGTAACAGAAGAAACAATAAGTGAGATGGATGATGGATCCGTGCTTGTTGATGTTGCTATCGATCAAGGCGGTAACTTTGAAACAAGTGATCGAATTACAACACATGATAATCCAACATTTACTAAGCATGGCGTTCTGCATTATACCGTTGCCAATATGCCAGGAGCGGTACCGAGAACATCGACAATCGGTTTAACAAATGTTACCGTTCCGTATGCACTGCAGTTAGCAAATAAAGGGCTTAAACGCGCAAGCCTGGAAAATGAAGCATTATTAAAAGGTGTAAACACATTAGATGGATTTGTAACATATCAAGCAGTTGCTGATGCACATGGGCTAGCATATGAAGATGCCCGAGTGCTTATACAAAAGAAATAG
- a CDS encoding universal stress protein, whose amino-acid sequence MEYHNILVAVDGSEAAEKAFRKSLDIAKRNNARLILAHVVDSRSFATAEAYDRTLSERAEEYAKDLLGKYAENANAAGLNDLIRCVEYGSPKVKIAKDIADNFNADLIICGATGMNAVERFLIGSVSESITRYASCDVLVVR is encoded by the coding sequence ATGGAATATCATAATATACTTGTTGCTGTAGATGGGTCAGAAGCTGCTGAAAAGGCGTTTCGGAAATCATTAGATATCGCAAAACGCAATAATGCCCGTTTGATTCTGGCACATGTAGTTGATTCCCGTAGCTTCGCAACAGCAGAAGCTTATGATCGAACTTTATCAGAGCGAGCAGAGGAGTATGCCAAGGATTTACTTGGCAAATACGCCGAGAATGCAAATGCTGCTGGACTAAACGACTTAATTAGATGTGTGGAATACGGTTCTCCTAAAGTAAAAATTGCGAAAGACATTGCTGATAATTTTAATGCTGATTTAATTATTTGTGGTGCAACTGGTATGAATGCTGTAGAACGTTTCCTAATTGGAAGTGTTTCGGAGAGCATTACAAGGTATGCATCATGTGACGTACTAGTAGTTAGATAA
- a CDS encoding acetate kinase, producing the protein MSNVLAINAGSSSLKFQLIKMPEEIVAAIGLVERIGMNDSIFTIEVDGNKDKTVTDIPDHGVAVKMLLDSLISTGVIQSFEEINAVGHRVVHGGEYFSDSVLITDDVIAKIEETSELAPLHNPANLTGIHSFKEILPNVPMVAVFDTAFHQTMPKSSYLYSLPKEYYEDFGIRKYGFHGTSHKYVSERAAELMDVPLDNLRLISCHIGNGASITAIKDGKSLDTSMGFTPLAGVTMGTRSGNIDPALIPYIMDKTGKTADEVINVLNKKSGMLALSGFSSDLRDIEEKSDTDPRAELALRVFADRIHKYIGSYAAKMNGVDAIIFTAGVGENSTTIREKILTGLEFMGIYWDPKLNDVRGKEQFINYPHSPVKVIIIPTNEEVMIARDTVRLSSH; encoded by the coding sequence ATGAGTAATGTATTAGCAATTAATGCAGGTAGTTCTTCGTTGAAATTTCAATTGATTAAAATGCCAGAAGAAATCGTTGCCGCTATTGGATTAGTTGAACGAATTGGCATGAATGATTCCATTTTTACGATTGAAGTAGATGGAAATAAAGATAAGACAGTAACTGACATTCCAGATCATGGTGTTGCTGTTAAGATGCTTTTAGATTCCTTGATTTCTACTGGAGTTATTCAATCATTTGAAGAGATTAACGCTGTTGGACATCGTGTTGTTCATGGAGGAGAGTATTTCAGTGATTCTGTATTAATTACAGATGATGTAATTGCTAAAATTGAGGAAACATCAGAGCTAGCACCATTGCATAACCCTGCAAACTTGACAGGAATCCATTCATTCAAAGAAATTTTACCGAATGTACCGATGGTCGCAGTATTTGATACTGCTTTCCATCAAACAATGCCGAAATCATCTTATTTATACAGTTTGCCAAAAGAATATTATGAGGACTTTGGCATTCGTAAATATGGCTTTCACGGAACATCACATAAATATGTTTCGGAACGAGCAGCTGAGTTAATGGATGTACCACTCGATAATTTACGTTTAATTTCCTGCCATATTGGTAATGGGGCAAGTATTACAGCAATTAAAGATGGTAAGTCATTGGATACATCAATGGGCTTCACTCCACTTGCTGGTGTAACGATGGGAACTCGTTCTGGTAACATTGATCCTGCGCTCATTCCTTATATTATGGATAAAACCGGTAAAACAGCGGATGAAGTCATTAATGTGCTAAACAAAAAAAGCGGAATGCTTGCATTGTCTGGATTCTCTAGTGATTTGCGTGATATAGAAGAAAAATCAGATACTGATCCACGTGCAGAGTTGGCATTGAGAGTATTCGCAGATCGCATTCATAAATATATTGGTTCCTATGCAGCTAAAATGAACGGTGTAGATGCAATTATCTTTACTGCTGGTGTTGGTGAAAATAGTACAACCATCCGTGAGAAAATTCTCACAGGATTGGAATTCATGGGCATTTATTGGGATCCTAAACTAAATGATGTTCGTGGGAAAGAACAATTTATCAATTACCCGCATTCACCAGTTAAGGTCATTATCATCCCGACGAATGAGGAAGTAATGATTGCTAGAGATACAGTACGTTTAAGCAGTCATTAA
- a CDS encoding class I SAM-dependent methyltransferase, protein MEKSSVETLFGWLDETTMIIQQHLNEPYLDSLTIAMECLFYESAPEDMDDILNRKLHSALVNIDFRSFGVEDVRKAVQLAILKGMKDATQEQHVMTPESVGLIVGYLAEKLTKDKEDLRIFDPASGTANLLTTVLGQLKQNVTAYASEVDPSLIQLAVINANLQKKEIEFFHQDSLRPFLIDPVDLIVADLPVGYYPDDVAANDYQLKADTGHSYAHHLFIEQSLRYTKDEGYLILVIPEFLFDSDQSDKMHAYLQEHAHIIGVIRLPETAFKSKKNAKSILVLQKKSAATSAPKQPLLVQMPSFKNANAIADILGQMNSWFESYHA, encoded by the coding sequence ATGGAAAAATCAAGTGTCGAAACATTATTCGGCTGGTTGGATGAAACAACGATGATTATTCAGCAGCACCTGAATGAGCCGTATCTCGATAGCTTAACAATCGCGATGGAATGCTTATTTTATGAAAGTGCACCTGAAGACATGGACGATATTTTAAATCGAAAATTACATAGTGCTTTAGTTAATATAGATTTTCGTTCCTTTGGAGTTGAAGATGTTCGCAAGGCAGTTCAACTAGCAATTTTAAAAGGTATGAAAGATGCTACACAAGAGCAGCATGTGATGACGCCAGAATCAGTAGGGTTAATTGTCGGTTATCTTGCCGAAAAGCTGACAAAAGATAAAGAAGACCTGCGAATTTTTGATCCGGCTAGTGGAACAGCGAATTTATTGACTACTGTCCTTGGCCAGCTGAAGCAGAATGTAACAGCCTATGCTAGTGAGGTCGATCCAAGTTTAATTCAGTTAGCTGTTATTAATGCTAATCTGCAGAAAAAAGAAATTGAGTTTTTTCATCAGGACAGCTTACGGCCATTTCTAATTGATCCGGTCGATTTAATTGTTGCTGATTTGCCGGTTGGGTACTATCCAGACGATGTTGCAGCGAATGATTATCAGTTAAAAGCAGACACTGGCCATTCTTACGCACACCACTTGTTTATTGAGCAAAGTCTGCGTTACACAAAGGATGAAGGTTATTTAATTTTAGTCATACCAGAATTTCTTTTTGACAGTGATCAATCAGATAAGATGCATGCGTATCTTCAAGAACACGCTCATATCATTGGGGTTATTCGTTTACCTGAAACAGCATTTAAATCTAAAAAGAATGCAAAAAGCATTCTCGTTCTGCAGAAAAAGTCTGCAGCAACAAGTGCACCAAAACAGCCGTTGCTTGTACAAATGCCGTCCTTTAAAAATGCGAATGCCATCGCAGACATTCTTGGACAGATGAACAGCTGGTTTGAAAGTTATCATGCTTAA
- the tpx gene encoding thiol peroxidase, which translates to MVNVTFKQEPVTLIGTEVKVGDKAPDFKVLSNDLKEVTLKDYSGKVKLISVVPSIDTGVCSEQTRRFNEEADKLDNVVVLTISMDLPFAQSRWCAANGIKKVDTLSDHRDADFGKNYGVLMEELRLLARAIFVVDSNDDVRHAEYVEEVSTHPDYEAALKAAGEAE; encoded by the coding sequence ATGGTAAATGTTACTTTTAAGCAGGAGCCTGTTACACTAATTGGAACTGAGGTTAAAGTAGGAGATAAAGCTCCTGATTTTAAAGTGTTATCCAATGATTTGAAAGAGGTTACGTTAAAGGATTATAGTGGCAAAGTAAAGTTAATCAGTGTTGTTCCTTCTATTGATACTGGCGTTTGTTCTGAGCAAACCAGACGCTTTAATGAAGAGGCAGATAAGTTGGATAATGTTGTTGTGTTAACAATCAGCATGGATCTGCCATTTGCTCAAAGTCGCTGGTGCGCGGCTAACGGAATTAAAAAAGTTGACACACTATCTGATCATCGTGACGCAGATTTTGGCAAAAATTACGGTGTGTTAATGGAAGAACTGCGACTGCTTGCCAGAGCAATCTTTGTTGTGGACTCCAATGATGATGTTAGACATGCGGAATATGTTGAGGAAGTATCTACGCACCCTGACTATGAGGCAGCATTAAAAGCTGCAGGTGAAGCAGAATAA
- the ytfJ gene encoding GerW family sporulation protein yields the protein MEEHPIQGLMTTAMENLQKMVEVNTIIGDPVKSLDGSLIIPVSKVGFGFAAGGSEFSPSQSDGGDSEATLPFGGGSGGGVSITPVAFLIVNENGIKMVHMDQHIQLYEKMIDFAPQVVDKVQQFMKESASSKKDKSKEEKAKQKDGHGDGPLQFDI from the coding sequence ATGGAAGAGCATCCAATACAAGGTTTAATGACAACTGCAATGGAGAATCTGCAGAAAATGGTGGAAGTAAATACAATTATCGGTGATCCGGTGAAGTCATTGGATGGAAGTCTAATTATCCCTGTGTCAAAGGTAGGTTTTGGTTTTGCAGCAGGTGGCAGTGAATTTAGCCCAAGCCAGTCTGATGGAGGAGATTCCGAAGCCACCTTGCCATTTGGGGGAGGAAGTGGGGGAGGCGTTTCGATTACTCCGGTTGCCTTTCTGATTGTTAATGAAAATGGAATCAAAATGGTTCATATGGATCAGCACATTCAGCTATACGAAAAGATGATAGACTTTGCACCACAAGTTGTTGATAAAGTGCAGCAGTTTATGAAAGAATCCGCTAGTTCAAAAAAAGATAAAAGTAAAGAAGAGAAAGCAAAACAAAAAGACGGACATGGGGACGGCCCGCTTCAATTTGATATCTAG
- a CDS encoding DUF2953 domain-containing protein, which produces MLITVFLVIILLIWILLFSHVYISIQYIYDQTKQHVAVSIFILRIRLYKKSYDLSKVNNESNASSENSLAFFSGKINSYHEKLQKVNLLLNRVLKPICLRHFTWNTAGGTGNAALTGIMGGGIWAIKNTLSFYLINKLQLKCKPLVHFEPNFVHRFLYTNLDCMLSIRLGKAIYVFTKRKKYLQMMKEALQADKGGND; this is translated from the coding sequence ATGCTGATTACCGTTTTCCTAGTAATTATCCTGCTTATATGGATTTTACTATTTTCCCATGTTTACATTTCCATTCAATACATTTATGACCAGACGAAACAGCATGTAGCTGTTTCAATATTTATTTTGCGAATTAGATTGTATAAAAAAAGCTACGATTTATCGAAAGTCAATAATGAATCAAATGCGAGCAGTGAAAATAGTTTGGCATTTTTTTCTGGAAAAATAAACTCGTATCATGAAAAGCTTCAAAAAGTAAATTTGCTGTTAAATAGAGTTTTAAAGCCAATTTGCTTACGTCATTTTACATGGAATACAGCTGGCGGGACCGGGAATGCTGCGCTAACTGGTATTATGGGCGGGGGGATATGGGCGATAAAAAATACTCTAAGCTTTTATTTGATCAATAAATTACAACTGAAATGTAAGCCACTCGTTCATTTTGAACCAAATTTCGTGCACCGTTTTTTATATACGAATTTAGATTGTATGTTATCGATACGTTTAGGGAAAGCTATATACGTTTTTACAAAGCGGAAGAAGTATCTTCAAATGATGAAGGAAGCTTTACAAGCTGATAAAGGAGGAAATGACTAA
- a CDS encoding NAD kinase encodes MDNRRNMFFYYHKDGETDNKVETLLKLAIENGFNIVENHKDANIIVSIGGDGAFLQAVRKTGFRQDCLYTGITREGQSGLYCDFNIDNFDQMLHSLQHDELEVRRFPIIKVQVNDGNSFNCLNEVTIRSTIVKTIVIDVEIDGTHFETFRGDGLIVATPTGSTGYTKSANGAVIDPLTACFQISEVASLNNNQYRTLGSSFILNKNRHLKLKVLQEGNDYPIISLDNEAHPIRQIDNIQVTMDDSVIKTVKLKNNSYWDRVKRTFL; translated from the coding sequence ATGGATAATCGCAGAAACATGTTTTTTTATTATCATAAAGATGGAGAAACGGATAATAAAGTTGAAACCTTACTAAAGTTAGCTATTGAAAACGGATTTAATATCGTCGAGAACCACAAGGACGCAAATATCATCGTGAGCATAGGTGGTGATGGCGCGTTCTTACAAGCTGTCAGAAAAACAGGCTTCAGACAGGACTGTCTTTATACAGGAATCACCCGTGAAGGCCAATCCGGATTATATTGTGATTTCAATATTGATAACTTTGACCAAATGCTCCATTCCCTTCAGCATGATGAATTAGAAGTTCGGCGTTTCCCAATTATTAAGGTACAGGTAAATGATGGCAACTCATTCAATTGCCTAAACGAAGTAACCATTCGTTCAACCATCGTAAAAACAATTGTTATAGATGTCGAAATTGATGGCACCCATTTTGAAACGTTCCGTGGGGATGGCCTAATCGTTGCTACCCCTACAGGAAGTACCGGTTACACGAAATCCGCAAATGGTGCCGTTATTGACCCCTTAACTGCATGTTTTCAAATTTCTGAAGTTGCATCATTGAATAATAATCAATATCGCACACTTGGTTCATCATTCATTTTAAATAAGAATCGCCATTTAAAATTAAAAGTGCTACAAGAAGGAAATGATTATCCAATTATAAGTCTCGATAATGAAGCACACCCGATTCGTCAAATCGATAATATTCAGGTTACAATGGACGATAGCGTAATCAAGACCGTAAAATTAAAAAATAACTCTTACTGGGATCGCGTAAAACGAACATTTTTATAA